GAGCAACTGATAGGGGATATCGTCAAGGATGCCGAACACCGTCTGCTTTATCTGTATATGGGGGTCGGGACATCGTTTGTGCTGGGCACCGTAGGTTTCCTGATCGGCAGGACCGGTGATGAGCTGCAACAGCGCGCCCATGAGCTGGATGAACTGCATCAGGAGGTCGCCTCCCAGAAAGAGGTCTTTGAAAACCGCTTCAAGGTACTGGACAGTAACGTTAAAAACTTCCATCAGATCAGTAGCAAAATTCAGACTTCGCTGAATCTTGAAGAGGTGTTGCTACTCTGTGCTGAAGGTCTGCACGATGTGCTGGGCTATGAGCGGGTTAATATCCTGATGACGACCAAAAATGGCCGTAGCCTGCGCTTTGTGACCGCCACCGGCAGTCTGTCCCGCGATATAGACGGGCTGGAGCTCCCCCTTGATTCTTCAATCGGGGTGATCTACCGCAGTATCAGCGAACGCAAGCCATACCTGATTGATGACATTACCCGCTATGATGAAAGTTATCATTTGCAACCTCCCCATGACCGGATTGAGGTGTTACGCTCCAAAAACTTCATCATCTGTCCCATGGTGGTCAAGGGTGAGGCCCTGGGTGCTTTCGCCATTGATAACAAACACTCCCGTCGGGCTTTGAATGAGTCTGATCTTGATACGATCATGCTGTTTGCCGATCAGGTTGCCAACAGCATCACCCGTATCAACCTGTTGACCTCGATTGATACCCTGACCAGCGAACTTGAAAGCTCGTTCTCGTTCCTGCTATCCCACCGTGACCAGTATTCGCGCAATGTTGAGGAGTTGAAAGCCAGTATCGAGTCGGTGGTGGATGGCGCGGCAGTAATCGCTTCTGCAGCGGAAGGTTCCACCGCCTCGGTGGATGAAACCAGTACGGCGGTAAACGAGATCTCGGTGGCCATTGAAGAGGTCTCCCGCAACCTGGATACCCTGGCCGGGATCGTGCATCAATCAGCTTCGGCCATGGAAGAAATTACCGGCAATATTACCAGTGTTGAGCGTAGCGCTGCCATCTCCCACGAGGTCTCCAGCCAGGTGCAGGCCCAGACCGAAGAGGGGCGTACGGCGGTCAACGAGACCATCGGCTCTCTGGCAGAGATTCAGCATTCGGTTGAGGAATCCTACGCCGGTATAACCCGTCTGGCTGAGAAAAGTACCCGGATCGAGAATATCGTCAATGTCATCAACGATATCACCAAGCGGACCAACCTGTTGGCCCTGAACGCTTCAATCATCGCGGCTCAGGCCGGTGAATACGGCAAGAGCTTTGGCGTGGTGGCGGACGAGATCCGCAACCTCTCACTGCAGACCGGCCATTCCACCGGAGAGATCACCGGCATTATTGACGAGATCATGTTTGAGTCCCGCCACGCTGCTGACAATATTACCGCAACCAAAGGGCTGGTGGTGCGGGGGGTTGAGCTGGGGCATGTGATGGGTGAGACCCTGCAGGCGATCTATGACCGTTCGGTATGCTCAATGGAGATGACCTCGGAGATCAAGCAGGCCACGGAAGAACAGTCGCTGAGTGTCCAAATGGTGGCCCGCTCCATGGAGGATATCAGCAGCATGACCTCCCAGATCTTTAACGGTTCCAAGGACCAGGCCAAGGCCACCCGCAGTATTGCCCGGGCGATTGAAACGGTTAAGGAGATGGCCCACGAAATGGTGCAGTCTACTTCCAGCCAGGTTGAGGACGGTCGCAGGATCAGGCGCACGGTGGAGTCGGTCAGTGCCATGGTCTATCAGATGTTTGATAACATGGAGGCCCGTCGTGCCCAGTCGTCAGAGGTGGTCAAGGAGCTGGAGTCGATGAAAAGTACCACCTGCCAGTTGTAGTTCCGATTTTTACTCGAGGATCTCGTATAAAAGGCCCCTGTCCAGAACGACAGAGGCCTTTTGTATTTCAGGTCAGCTGATCCAGCCCAGCAGGATCGCAGCAGCGCTGGTCACAGAGACAATGACCCAGAGGGTGATCCCCTGAACCAGTGGTTTGAGCCCGGTCTTTCCCAGCAGTTCCCGGGTCAGCCCGCTGCCGATCAGGAACAGGGTTACCACCAGACTTTGTCTGGCGATGCTGTTGAGCGGATGCCAGATCTGTTCAAACTGCGGCAGGGCTGTCTTGATGGCTGCAGCAACAATAAAGCCGATGATAAAAAGCGGAAACCTGGCCTTGCCTTCTGATTTGGTAAACCAGGCAGCCAGCAGGGCAGAAGGCATGATCCAGAGGGCCCTGGTCAGTTTCACGGTGGTGCCGATGGCCAACGCCAGTTCGCCATAGGCTGCTGCTGCCCCCACCACGCTACTGGTGTCGTGGATCGCCAGGGCAGACCAGAGTCCGAACTGCTGCTGTCCCATCCCCAGCAGGTGTCCCAGGGGCGGAAACAGAATCAGGGCAACGGAGTTGAGGGTAAAGACCGTTGCCAGGGCAACCCCGGTTTCTTCGCCTTCCGCCCTGATCACCGGGGCCATGGCAGCAATGGCGCTGCCGCCGCAGATGGCGGTGCCGAATGAGATCAGGGTCGAGGTTCGTTGCGGGGTCTTGAACAGCCTGCCCAGCAACCAGCCTGCCAGCATGGTAAAGCTGATGCTGATGGCGGTGTAGAGAAAAGCGTCCTTGCCGGTTTGCAGGATCATCGGCAGGTTGATACCGAATCCCAGCCCGACCACCGATGCCTGCAACAACCGTCTGCTCCAGGTGGATGTACTGTTCTTCCAGGGGTTGCCGATCACCAG
Above is a window of Trichlorobacter lovleyi SZ DNA encoding:
- a CDS encoding YeiH family protein; its protein translation is MNDTKGLKLLFWLLLLACCVPMVSAPMALTAGLVFGLVIGNPWKNSTSTWSRRLLQASVVGLGFGINLPMILQTGKDAFLYTAISISFTMLAGWLLGRLFKTPQRTSTLISFGTAICGGSAIAAMAPVIRAEGEETGVALATVFTLNSVALILFPPLGHLLGMGQQQFGLWSALAIHDTSSVVGAAAAYGELALAIGTTVKLTRALWIMPSALLAAWFTKSEGKARFPLFIIGFIVAAAIKTALPQFEQIWHPLNSIARQSLVVTLFLIGSGLTRELLGKTGLKPLVQGITLWVIVSVTSAAAILLGWIS
- a CDS encoding methyl-accepting chemotaxis protein, which produces MSRCSHCKTYSVFGFLLGVGAPLGWLLLRLILFNDPGQTIFEQLIGDIVKDAEHRLLYLYMGVGTSFVLGTVGFLIGRTGDELQQRAHELDELHQEVASQKEVFENRFKVLDSNVKNFHQISSKIQTSLNLEEVLLLCAEGLHDVLGYERVNILMTTKNGRSLRFVTATGSLSRDIDGLELPLDSSIGVIYRSISERKPYLIDDITRYDESYHLQPPHDRIEVLRSKNFIICPMVVKGEALGAFAIDNKHSRRALNESDLDTIMLFADQVANSITRINLLTSIDTLTSELESSFSFLLSHRDQYSRNVEELKASIESVVDGAAVIASAAEGSTASVDETSTAVNEISVAIEEVSRNLDTLAGIVHQSASAMEEITGNITSVERSAAISHEVSSQVQAQTEEGRTAVNETIGSLAEIQHSVEESYAGITRLAEKSTRIENIVNVINDITKRTNLLALNASIIAAQAGEYGKSFGVVADEIRNLSLQTGHSTGEITGIIDEIMFESRHAADNITATKGLVVRGVELGHVMGETLQAIYDRSVCSMEMTSEIKQATEEQSLSVQMVARSMEDISSMTSQIFNGSKDQAKATRSIARAIETVKEMAHEMVQSTSSQVEDGRRIRRTVESVSAMVYQMFDNMEARRAQSSEVVKELESMKSTTCQL